Proteins from a genomic interval of Streptococcus sp. D7B5:
- a CDS encoding helix-turn-helix transcriptional regulator codes for MRYDFGNVYKEIRESKGLTQEDVCGSVLSRTSLSKIESGKTTPKYENMEFLLRQVNMSFEEFEYICQLYQPSQRTEIMQTYLNMSSILGTNELEKLFQKCQDYLKTHHDLPIKEIRDMLEIVIYIRQNGTKKLSIEVNNTVKKLWKKIEKQDTWYENDLKILNTILFTFPIEHIHLITGKILQRLEVYKNYQHLYDLRMAILLNLSTIYLYNQDRNMCKQICYTLLEDAKNKKSYDRLAICYVRIGICTDDSKLIQKGFSLLELTDETSMLSHLKKEVETYHQPKEI; via the coding sequence ATGCGCTACGATTTTGGAAATGTTTATAAAGAAATACGTGAGTCAAAAGGATTAACCCAAGAAGATGTCTGTGGTAGCGTCCTTTCAAGAACCAGCCTATCAAAAATCGAAAGCGGGAAAACAACTCCTAAATATGAGAATATGGAGTTTCTTCTCCGACAAGTCAATATGAGTTTTGAAGAGTTTGAATATATCTGTCAACTTTATCAACCAAGTCAACGCACAGAAATTATGCAAACCTATCTCAATATGAGCTCAATCCTAGGGACTAATGAACTCGAAAAACTATTTCAAAAATGTCAAGACTACCTCAAAACTCACCACGACCTCCCCATCAAAGAGATACGAGATATGCTAGAAATTGTTATCTATATTCGCCAAAATGGGACTAAAAAACTGTCAATCGAAGTTAACAATACTGTAAAGAAGCTATGGAAGAAGATAGAAAAGCAGGACACTTGGTACGAGAATGACTTAAAAATTCTCAATACCATTCTCTTTACCTTTCCTATAGAACATATCCATCTCATCACTGGAAAAATCTTGCAACGCTTAGAAGTCTATAAAAACTATCAACATTTATATGACTTGCGAATGGCAATCCTACTCAACCTCTCCACCATTTACTTATACAATCAAGATAGAAATATGTGTAAACAAATATGCTATACTTTACTAGAAGATGCCAAGAACAAGAAAAGCTACGATAGGCTTGCTATCTGCTATGTCCGTATTGGGATTTGTACGGATGATTCTAAACTTATCCAAAAAGGTTTCTCCCTTCTGGAACTAACCGATGAAACCTCCATGCTATCTCATCTCAAAAAAGAAGTAGAGACCTATCATCAACCAAAGGAAATATAA